One genomic segment of Lampris incognitus isolate fLamInc1 chromosome 2, fLamInc1.hap2, whole genome shotgun sequence includes these proteins:
- the lamb3 gene encoding laminin subunit beta-3, translating to MNVVSFSSLPAVAVAASTNNDCSRGACYPPMGDLLLGRGHQLHASSTCGLTGSEIYCTPYQQWRMKCCPCDSRNPSSFLAHTVQNVLATAGPDKWWQTKKDVNAVTLQLDLHSLFQLDNLFLNFKGPRPDAFVIERTLDNGKTWQPALYMASDCRSAFPEVSTTVPRAMDQTYCYSLPPTGPNPYRDHMIQFSPLQQYMYIPLSTGQKIEKTSGLTGLRVRLTDLGEVPHYPGRSLTKFYALKEMRVIGTCMCHGHANRCLPDASSMQVGARCECQHNTAGVNCERCADLYNDLPWRPAEEGYTHTCKRCECNNHAQRCRFDQAVYEASGRRSGGVCEGCMHHTTGPKCDQCAPGYQPNPRSRMDHPDACIRCVCSAEGSANGGQCDDSTGVCQCKANVEGPRCDRCKRGYYGLSASNSLGCTKCPCSSDGSRSNECHPETGQCPCRAHFHGLTCELCSKGYWKPALGNGCEPCGCDPTKSSSDTCDQWTGQCQCRPGFGGRTCSECPDNAYGDPLIGCRPCQCSFGGTLPEGCDKRTGACLCRLGVTGPRCDTCSRGHCDSFPTCESCPSCFFTLDDQLRNLTRGLERLSPSFPSPPVDPSGSGNFGPRIRALESRLNQIRRSISLSPNSVRQLNEALSQLSRLRDQIHQVNGELAPLELVPGLNSQLNRIQTLLDGLSVEYNAKKDALTNSISTNNAGAFSAIKNAYDESTNAAKSVEASGKTVDQSAATRDDTVDLHNQVQMANTRDLEKLNENLASRPDLTPTAKQACGSVRSAPCTPLNCEGGELCPAEGAPPCGRGENCVGALPLGKRAVGDAEDVKTKVERLNEKITRAAEQLQETQETTNQVRRSAEKLSNEMRQARNDLEADLKETRDVVKELKDFLSDPSSNLTHIKEVSDWVLNAKLPVTLAALKRKLVELKDLAAGLPDSRAVLQQAEPQLDTARKLLKEAQDARDAALGVKADVDGLLEGFNSVEGSLSGFEEKVQDSMDTIDDLNDILTKTKAQLTPAETILGSIGTLTKGMKPQLAHIKDLLLTGGQFAQNADEDSTRAKEEADAAAKDLLALEKQLNRLKAADANSGRGDGAGSAGERLKRLQEEAGSLAQDTGDMMKALAGKADSLRGLQDEVLKKSTKLHGLEGKLQELLKNLRTKARVLSMCQG from the exons TGGAGGATGAAGTGCTGTCCCTGCGATTCCAGGAACCCATCTAGTTTTTTAGCCCATAccgtccaaaatgtcttggctaCTGCTGGTCCAGACAAGTGGTGGCAAACCAAGAaag ATGTTAACGCAGTCACGCTTCAGCTGGACCTCCACAGTCTTTTCCAGCTCGACAACCTGTTCCTGAACTTTAAG GGTCCTCGTCCTGACGCTTTCGTTATAGAGAGAACGCTGGATAATGGCAAGACATGGCAACCTGCGCTTTACATGGCTTCTGACTGCCGCTCCGCCTTCCCTGAGGTCAGCACTACAGTACCACGCGCCATGGACCAGACCTATTGCTACAGTCTGCCCCCTACTGGACCCAACCCATACAGAGACCACATG ATCCAGTTCAGCCCACTGCAACAGTACATGTATATCCCCCTATCCACTGGGCAGAAAATTGAAA AGACGTCAGGGTTGACGGGGTTGCGGGTAAGGCTGACTGATCTGGGTGAAGTGCCACACTATCCAGGCCGTTCCCTCACCAAGTTTTATGCCCTGAAGGAGATGAGGGTGATAGGCACCTGCATGTGCCACGGACACGCCAACCGGTGCCTTCCAGATGCCTCCAGCATGCAG gtGGGCGCTCGGTGCGAGTGCCAGCATAACACAGCTGGTGTGAATTGCGAGCGCTGCGCTGATCTCTACAACGACTTGCCCTGGAGGCCTGCCGAGGAAGGCTACACTCACACCTGCAAAC GCTGCGAGTGCAACAACCATGCCCAGCGTTGTCGTTTCGACCAGGCTGTGTACGAGGCAAGTGGACGGAGGAGTGGaggtgtgtgtgagggctgtatGCACCACACCACTGGGCCCAAGTGTGACCAATGCGCCCCCGGCTACCAGCCAAACCCCCGCAGTAGAATGGATCATCCTGACGCCTGCATAC GCTGTGTTTGCAGTGCTGAAGGGTCAGCGAATGGGGGCCAGTGTGACGACAGCACGGGGGTGTGTCAGTGCAAGGCCAATGTGGAGGGACCACGCTGCGACCGCTGCAAGAGGGGCTACTATGGCCTGAGCGCCTCCAACTCTCTCGGATGCACCA AGTGCCCATGCTCTTCAGATGGCTCTAGGTCAAATGAATGTCACCCAGAGACTGGTCAGTGTCCCTGCCGCGCCCACTTCCACGGCCTGACCTGCGAACTCTGTTCGAAGGGTTACTGGAAGCCTGCTCTGGGAAATGGCTGTGAACCGTGCGGCTGTGACCCGACTAAATCCAGCAGTGATACCTGTGATCAG TggacaggtcagtgtcagtgtAGACCTGGCTTCGGAGGACGCACCTGCTCCGAGTGCCCTGACAACGCATATGGAGATCCTCTCATAGGCTGTCGAC CGTGTCAGTGTTCGTTTGGTGGGACCCTTCCAGAGGGCTGTGACAAGAGGACAGGGGCCTGTCTATGTCGGCTGGGCGTCACCGGGCCCCGCTGTGACACCTGCAGCCGAGGCCACTGCGACTCCTTCCCCACCTGCGAGAGCTGTCCCTCCTGCTTCTTTACCCTGGACGACCAGCTCCGCAACCTTACACGGGGTCTGGAGAGACTTTCCCCTAGCTTCCCCTCTCCTCCGGTGGACCCAAGCGGTTCTGGAAACTTTGGCCCCCGTATCCGGGCCCTGGAGTCCAGACTGAACCAGATACGacgctccatctctctttctcccaaCTCCGTCAGGCAGCTCAACGAAGCGCTGTCGCAGCTGAGTCGGCTCAG GGACCAGATACACCAGGTAAATGGTGAACTTGCACCTCTCGAATTAGTGCCCGGTCTGAATTCACAGCTGAACAGGATCCAGACTCTGTTGGATGGACTGAGTGTGGAGTACAACGCCAAGAAAGACGCCCTGACCAACTCCATTAGCACCAACAACGCAG GAGCATTCTCCGCTATCAAGAATGCCTACGATGAGTCTACGAATGCCGCCAAGAGTGTGGAGGCCAGCGGTAAGACGGTTGACCAGTCTGCGGCCACCAGGGACGACACGGTGGATCTTCACAACCAGGTCCAGATGGCCAACACCAGAGATCTAGAGAAACTGAACGAGAATTTGGCCTCCAGACCTGACCTCACCCCCACTGCTAAACAG GCGTGCGGCAGTGTTCGCTCGGCCCCTTGCACGCCTCTCAACTGCGAGGGCGGCGAGCTGTGTCCAGCTGAGGGAGCGCCACCCTGTGGTCGCGGTGAGAACTGCGTGGGAGCCCTGCCGCTGGGGAAGCGGGCGGTGGGCGACGCCGAGGATGTGAAGACTAAAGTGGAAAGGCTCAATGAGAAGATCACACGGGCTGCTGAGCAG CTCCAAGAAACTCAAGAAACAACCAACCAGGTGAGGCGGTCTGCAGAGAAGCTGTCCAATGAAATGAGGCAAGCAAGAAATGATCTTGAAGCGGATTTAAAAGAGACGCGTGATGTTGTCAAAGAGCTGAAAGACTTCCTATCGG ATCCATCATCCAACCTCACTCACATTAAGGAGGTGAGCGATTGGGTCTTGAATGCCAAACTTCCCGTTACTCTGGCCGCCCTGAAGAGGAAGCTGGTAGAGCTGAAAGACCTTGCTGCCGGCCTCCCGGACAGCAGAGCGGTGCTACAACAGGCTGAGCCACAGTTGGACACAGCCAGGAAACTGCTAAAGGAAGCCCAGGATGCCAG GGATGCAGCGCTTGGAGTCAAGGCTGACGTTGACGGGTTGCTAGAGGGCTTCAACTCGGTTGAGGGCTCCCTCTCTGGCTTTGAGGAAAAAGTGCAGGACAGCATGGACACCATAGACGACCTCAATGACATCCTCACCAAG ACCAAGGCTCAGTTAACCCCAGCAGAGACCATTCTTGGGAGCATAGGGACATTGACCAAAGGAATGAAGCCCCAGCTGGCTCACATCAAAGACCTGTTGCTCACCGGGGGCCAGTTTGCCCAAAATGCCGATGAAGACTCAACAAGAGCCAAAGAGGAAGCAGACGCTGCAGCTAAG gatctgTTGGCTCTAGAGAAGCAGCTGAACCGTCTGAAAGCTGCAGATGCCAACAGTGGACGTGGTGATGGGGCGGGTTCAGCCGGGGAGCGTCTCAAGAGGCTCCAAGAGGAGGCAGGCTCTCTAGCCCAAGACACTGGAGACATGATGAAGGCTCTTGCAG